Proteins from one Aureimonas sp. SA4125 genomic window:
- a CDS encoding MarR family winged helix-turn-helix transcriptional regulator, with amino-acid sequence MPTSTPVGWAGLDRSQGELPRERHRLRTEPFLALDEGLVARRISPHDKWARVLTLTGEGEKLLSEMLPVVIALQKEILATRFGVTTAAAERCLSDKEQSSFALLGLDLGGFNGSLVLSPRRLSSRPRPSS; translated from the coding sequence GTGCCTACCAGCACGCCGGTCGGATGGGCCGGGCTCGACCGGAGCCAGGGGGAGCTGCCGCGCGAACGACATCGGCTTCGCACCGAACCTTTTCTCGCGCTGGATGAGGGGCTGGTCGCGCGACGGATCAGTCCCCACGACAAGTGGGCGCGCGTGCTTACGCTGACGGGCGAAGGCGAGAAACTGCTTTCGGAGATGCTGCCCGTGGTGATCGCCCTGCAGAAGGAGATCCTGGCGACCCGGTTCGGCGTGACCACCGCCGCCGCCGAGCGATGCCTTTCTGACAAGGAACAGTCCAGCTTCGCGTTGCTCGGCCTGGATCTCGGCGGCTTCAACGGCTCTCTCGTGCTCTCTCCCCGTCGTCTCAGTTCTCGCCCTCGACCTTCGTCTTGA
- a CDS encoding HPP family protein, which produces MSPPPGLRGDPPVRKPFSLFVPILAGATLRDRAIACIGALIGICATGLLSSFVFGSDPVLPFIVAPIGASAVLLFAVPASPLAQPWSIIGGNTISALVGIAVGQFVSDPMLAIGLAVALAIAAMSLTRCLHPPGGAAALTAVIGGPAVAAAGYGFAFVPVCLNSAVLVALGLFFHRFSSHSYPHVPAVAPANTHGTGDLPPPVRVGFRAEDIEGALADLGETFDIDPQDLDRLLRRIELRSLLRTQTDFSCADIMSRDVISVGTIADAEEACSLLLSHGVRTLPVIDSSGRLAGTVGLRELARRTGPVEDLMTRAVISTPTAPAVSLMEKLADGTSHSVVIVDEDRRILGLVTQTDLLSAIPRMLARQPEET; this is translated from the coding sequence ATGTCCCCCCCACCAGGCCTCCGAGGTGATCCTCCGGTGCGCAAGCCGTTCAGTCTCTTCGTCCCCATTCTCGCTGGCGCAACCCTCAGGGATCGCGCCATCGCGTGCATCGGAGCCTTGATCGGCATCTGCGCCACAGGCCTCTTGTCCTCCTTCGTGTTCGGATCGGATCCCGTTCTGCCGTTCATCGTCGCGCCGATCGGCGCGTCGGCCGTCCTCCTGTTCGCGGTGCCGGCCAGTCCCCTGGCGCAGCCCTGGTCCATCATTGGCGGAAACACGATCTCCGCGCTTGTCGGCATTGCCGTCGGTCAGTTTGTCAGCGATCCCATGCTCGCGATCGGACTTGCGGTCGCGCTCGCCATCGCAGCGATGTCACTGACCCGCTGCCTTCACCCACCAGGGGGCGCGGCCGCGCTGACAGCCGTCATCGGCGGACCCGCCGTGGCAGCGGCGGGATACGGCTTCGCGTTCGTTCCGGTTTGCCTGAACTCTGCCGTGCTGGTCGCCCTGGGCCTGTTCTTCCACAGGTTCTCGTCCCACTCCTACCCTCACGTTCCCGCGGTGGCCCCGGCCAATACGCACGGCACAGGCGACCTGCCGCCGCCTGTCAGGGTCGGCTTCCGGGCGGAGGACATCGAAGGGGCGCTGGCGGACCTTGGGGAAACGTTCGACATCGACCCGCAGGACCTCGACAGGCTGCTGCGGCGCATCGAGCTGCGCTCTCTGCTCCGAACGCAGACCGACTTTTCCTGCGCCGACATCATGTCCCGGGACGTGATCTCCGTCGGCACGATCGCAGACGCGGAGGAAGCCTGTTCTCTCCTCTTGAGCCACGGCGTCAGGACGTTGCCGGTGATCGACAGCAGTGGGCGACTCGCCGGAACGGTGGGCCTGCGGGAACTCGCACGGCGGACAGGTCCGGTCGAAGACCTCATGACCAGGGCAGTCATCAGCACCCCCACGGCCCCGGCCGTCAGTCTGATGGAGAAGCTGGCGGACGGAACCTCACATTCGGTCGTGATCGTCGATGAGGACCGTCGCATCCTTGGCCTCGTCACTCAGACCGATCTGCTGTCCGCCATCCCGAGGATGCTGGCAAGGCAGCCGGAAGAGACGTAA